A region from the Bradyrhizobium erythrophlei genome encodes:
- a CDS encoding DUF962 domain-containing protein: protein MNRYFRRQLAAYVEYHRDPSNCVMHVFGILFLFLAAVLPLSLWTVPIFGGSTSAATIAVLPVLIYWFLLDAALGTAIVGASVLLLSAAAMIVDYASAAGVWSIAAVLIVIGVAFQVVGHRVFERRQPALLDNPTHLLLGPMFVMAKLFIAFGFRRDLAVIIQETPQQTRRGSLLGSENLQGEPDLHP, encoded by the coding sequence ATGAACAGATATTTTCGGCGCCAGCTTGCGGCCTATGTCGAATACCATCGTGATCCCTCAAACTGCGTGATGCACGTTTTCGGCATCCTGTTCCTGTTTCTGGCTGCGGTTCTCCCCCTCAGCCTATGGACCGTCCCGATATTTGGCGGCTCAACCAGCGCGGCAACCATCGCGGTCTTGCCGGTTCTGATCTACTGGTTTCTGCTCGACGCGGCGCTCGGGACGGCGATCGTCGGCGCCTCCGTCTTGTTGCTTTCGGCCGCCGCGATGATCGTGGATTATGCGAGTGCTGCCGGCGTGTGGTCGATCGCCGCGGTGTTGATCGTGATCGGCGTTGCCTTCCAGGTCGTCGGGCACCGGGTGTTCGAACGCCGACAGCCTGCGTTGCTGGACAATCCGACTCACTTGCTGCTCGGACCGATGTTCGTGATGGCGAAATTATTCATCGCGTTTGGATTCAGGCGCGACCTTGCCGTCATTATTCAGGAAACTCCGCAGCAAACGCGACGCGGTTCTTTGCTTGGTTCCGAGAACCTTCAAGGCGAGCCGGACCTGCACCCATGA
- a CDS encoding thermonuclease family protein codes for MAAHCRKFVAVSFTCSLVAASGPAIAAGCSFEPQGEGRVAAVIDARSFRLEDGREVLLAGIEPAESEQKKNISALSAIVAGRELKLFGPDDTPDRYGRQPAFAFLDPSQPSVQAQLLAQGAALVSGSMSDRDCAALLAAAEATGRAAKQGVWADPAAIKNTESPGDILAGIGRFMVVEGKVLSVRQAGATTYLNFGRNWTHDFAVTISRRMLPAFEAAGIVLKSLESKRIRVRGWVESRTGPRIEALHVGQIEVLGGS; via the coding sequence ATGGCAGCACATTGCCGCAAATTTGTCGCAGTGTCCTTCACCTGCAGCTTGGTGGCCGCCAGCGGCCCGGCGATCGCGGCGGGATGTTCCTTCGAGCCGCAGGGCGAGGGCCGCGTCGCCGCGGTGATCGACGCCCGCAGCTTTCGCCTTGAGGACGGCCGCGAGGTGCTTCTCGCCGGCATCGAGCCGGCCGAAAGCGAACAAAAGAAAAATATTTCGGCCCTGTCGGCGATCGTGGCCGGGCGCGAGCTGAAATTGTTCGGGCCGGACGACACGCCCGACCGTTACGGCCGTCAACCTGCGTTCGCCTTTCTCGACCCCTCGCAACCCTCGGTACAGGCTCAGCTTTTGGCGCAGGGCGCGGCGCTGGTCTCCGGCAGCATGAGCGACAGGGACTGTGCGGCGCTGCTTGCCGCCGCCGAGGCCACGGGCCGCGCGGCAAAACAAGGCGTCTGGGCCGATCCCGCGGCCATAAAAAACACGGAAAGTCCGGGCGATATTTTGGCCGGGATAGGGCGCTTTATGGTCGTCGAGGGCAAGGTCTTGTCGGTCCGGCAGGCCGGGGCAACGACGTACCTGAACTTCGGACGGAACTGGACACACGACTTCGCTGTCACTATTTCAAGGCGCATGCTGCCGGCGTTCGAGGCCGCCGGGATCGTGCTAAAGTCCCTTGAAAGCAAGCGGATTCGTGTCCGTGGCTGGGTCGAATCGCGGACTGGGCCGCGAATCGAAGCGCTCCATGTGGGGCAAATTGAGGTGCTGGGCGGGAGCTAG
- a CDS encoding M48 family metalloprotease: MSRGLWAAPVLLCAALLLSACGDMGRLQTAAPAAPPIKPNRTVVQTPAAEREHERILSSYGGAYDDPKLEALIGKTVDRLVAASDRPDQGYKVTILNSGAVNAFALPTGQLYVTRGLIALASDTSELSSVLSHEMAHVIAKHAAIREDQARQAAIVTRVVTDMSNDPDLTALALAKTKLTMASFSRAQEFEADGIGVGISARAHFDPYGAARFLTSMERNAELKAGKSSIDPRAQDFLSSHPATPERVQNAQNSARQYVSPDNGERDRETYLTAIDNIVYGEDPSEGFVRGHRFLHPKLGFTFTAPDNFTLDNTAQAVIGVREGGTQAMRFDVVRVPAEQSLGEYLNSGWMEGVDKSSTEDSTINGFPAASASAHGDQWEFKVYALRFGTDVYRFIFAAKQKNTESERNARETVNSFRRLTLEEIQAARPLRIKVITVQPGDTVESLSHRMTGVDRPAERFRILNGLDAHAQVKVRDLVKIVVD, encoded by the coding sequence ATGAGCCGCGGCCTTTGGGCTGCGCCTGTTCTGCTGTGCGCGGCGCTCCTGCTGTCGGCCTGCGGCGATATGGGCCGGTTACAGACCGCAGCCCCCGCGGCCCCCCCGATCAAGCCCAACCGCACCGTGGTGCAGACGCCGGCCGCGGAGCGCGAGCATGAGCGCATTCTCTCCTCCTATGGCGGCGCCTATGACGATCCGAAGCTGGAAGCCCTGATCGGCAAGACGGTCGACCGGCTGGTGGCGGCGTCCGACCGTCCCGACCAGGGCTACAAGGTGACGATCCTTAATTCCGGCGCGGTCAACGCGTTCGCGCTGCCGACCGGCCAGCTTTATGTGACGCGCGGCCTGATCGCGCTCGCCAGCGACACCTCCGAGCTGTCGTCGGTGCTGAGCCACGAGATGGCGCATGTCATCGCCAAGCACGCCGCGATCCGCGAGGACCAGGCGCGCCAGGCCGCGATCGTCACCCGCGTCGTCACCGACATGAGCAACGATCCGGATCTGACCGCGCTGGCGCTCGCCAAGACCAAGCTGACGATGGCGAGCTTCTCGCGCGCCCAGGAATTCGAGGCGGACGGCATCGGCGTCGGAATTTCGGCGCGCGCCCATTTCGACCCCTATGGTGCTGCGCGCTTCCTGACCTCGATGGAGCGCAATGCCGAGCTGAAGGCCGGCAAGAGTTCGATCGACCCGCGCGCGCAGGATTTTCTGTCGTCGCATCCGGCGACGCCGGAGCGCGTCCAGAACGCGCAGAACAGCGCGCGGCAATATGTGTCACCCGACAACGGGGAGCGTGATCGCGAAACCTATCTCACCGCGATCGACAACATCGTCTATGGCGAGGATCCGAGCGAGGGCTTCGTTCGCGGCCACCGCTTCCTGCATCCCAAGCTCGGCTTCACCTTCACCGCGCCCGACAACTTCACGCTCGACAATACCGCGCAGGCCGTGATCGGCGTGCGCGAGGGCGGCACGCAGGCGATGCGCTTCGACGTGGTGCGGGTGCCGGCGGAGCAGTCGCTCGGCGAATATCTCAACTCCGGCTGGATGGAAGGGGTCGACAAGTCTTCGACCGAGGACAGCACCATCAACGGCTTCCCGGCCGCATCCGCCAGCGCCCATGGCGACCAATGGGAGTTCAAGGTCTACGCGCTGCGGTTCGGCACCGACGTCTACCGCTTCATCTTCGCGGCCAAGCAGAAGAACACCGAGAGCGAGCGCAACGCGCGCGAAACCGTCAATTCCTTCCGCCGGCTGACGCTGGAGGAAATCCAGGCCGCGCGCCCGCTGCGGATCAAGGTCATCACCGTGCAGCCCGGCGATACCGTGGAATCGCTGTCGCACCGCATGACCGGCGTCGACCGCCCCGCCGAGCGCTTCCGCATCCTCAACGGCCTCGATGCCCACGCCCAGGTCAAGGTGCGCGATCTCGTGAAGATCGTGGTGGATTGA
- a CDS encoding CarD family transcriptional regulator → MGTFKPNPSAAYLAPMGSREKHRTGAWQFRAQAVSQKTRKKSASKVTKKAAAVSRGATKSRARASVKDTRTAAKASAAKSSKNKRSAMPNKTAKTAAKATGSKATASKVAPKTFAPKTFAPKTAAPAPKAAAKPVVAHKPAVAAKPPISKPVAAAAPRVEEPKKVLTQRQGFKTNEFVVYPAHGVGQILAIEEQEIAGAKLELFVINFMKDKMTLRVPTAKVANVGMRKLSEPALVKKALETLKGRARVKRTMWSRRAQEYEAKINSGDIVAIAEVVRDLYRSESQPEQSYSERQLYEAALDRLSREIAVVQHVTETEAVKEIEGQLAKSPRRGAKAETEAEADGEADADADTDGDDAAVADEAA, encoded by the coding sequence TTGGGCACATTCAAGCCGAACCCGTCAGCCGCGTATCTGGCCCCTATGGGTTCCCGTGAAAAACATCGAACAGGGGCGTGGCAGTTCCGCGCGCAGGCTGTGTCACAGAAAACGCGTAAAAAGAGTGCTTCCAAGGTTACCAAGAAAGCCGCTGCGGTCAGCCGTGGTGCAACCAAGAGCCGTGCCCGGGCGTCTGTAAAGGATACCCGGACCGCCGCGAAGGCCTCGGCTGCCAAGTCCTCAAAGAACAAAAGAAGCGCAATGCCAAACAAGACTGCAAAAACTGCCGCGAAAGCGACGGGTTCGAAGGCTACTGCCTCGAAGGTCGCCCCCAAGACTTTCGCTCCGAAGACTTTCGCTCCGAAGACTGCCGCTCCTGCTCCGAAGGCCGCCGCCAAGCCGGTCGTTGCGCACAAGCCCGCCGTCGCCGCCAAGCCCCCCATCAGTAAGCCGGTGGCTGCCGCTGCGCCGCGCGTGGAGGAGCCGAAGAAGGTCCTGACCCAGCGTCAGGGCTTCAAGACCAATGAGTTCGTGGTGTACCCCGCGCACGGCGTTGGCCAGATCCTGGCCATCGAAGAGCAGGAGATCGCCGGCGCCAAGCTTGAGCTGTTCGTGATCAATTTCATGAAGGACAAGATGACGCTGCGGGTGCCGACCGCCAAGGTCGCCAATGTCGGCATGCGCAAGCTGTCGGAGCCGGCGCTGGTGAAGAAGGCGCTGGAAACCCTCAAGGGCCGCGCGCGCGTCAAGCGCACGATGTGGTCGCGCCGGGCCCAGGAATACGAAGCCAAGATCAATTCCGGGGACATCGTGGCGATCGCCGAAGTGGTGCGCGATCTCTATCGCTCGGAATCGCAGCCCGAGCAGTCCTACAGCGAACGCCAGCTCTATGAAGCCGCACTCGACCGCCTGTCGCGTGAAATCGCCGTCGTGCAGCACGTGACGGAAACCGAAGCCGTGAAGGAAATCGAAGGCCAGCTGGCCAAAAGCCCGCGCCGCGGCGCCAAGGCGGAAACCGAAGCCGAGGCCGACGGTGAAGCCGACGCCGACGCGGATACCGACGGCGACGATGCCGCGGTCGCCGACGAAGCGGCGTAA
- the fdxA gene encoding ferredoxin FdxA, translated as MTYVVTEACIKCKYTDCVEVCPVDCFYEGENMLVIHPDECIDCGVCEPECPADAIKPDTEPGLEKWLEVNTEYAKSWPNITQKKESPPDAKDFEGKEGKFEKYFSPKPGSGD; from the coding sequence ATGACTTACGTCGTCACTGAAGCCTGCATCAAGTGCAAATATACCGATTGCGTCGAAGTCTGTCCCGTGGATTGCTTCTATGAGGGCGAGAACATGCTGGTCATCCATCCGGACGAATGCATCGATTGCGGGGTGTGCGAGCCCGAATGCCCCGCCGACGCCATCAAGCCGGACACCGAGCCGGGCCTGGAGAAGTGGCTGGAAGTGAATACCGAATACGCCAAGAGCTGGCCGAACATCACCCAGAAGAAGGAATCCCCGCCCGACGCGAAGGATTTCGAGGGCAAGGAAGGTAAATTCGAGAAATATTTTTCTCCGAAGCCCGGCAGCGGGGACTGA
- a CDS encoding RNA-binding S4 domain-containing protein: MERQRLDKWLWHARVVKARTSAAALVEAGHVRINGVREKAPGHAVKAGDVLTIGLDRTVRVLKVIGFAERRGDAAAARVLYDDLQDSQE, from the coding sequence TTGGAGCGCCAGCGTCTCGATAAATGGTTGTGGCACGCGCGGGTGGTGAAGGCCCGCACCTCGGCCGCCGCTTTGGTCGAAGCCGGCCATGTCCGCATCAACGGCGTGCGCGAAAAGGCGCCGGGACATGCGGTCAAGGCCGGCGACGTCCTCACCATCGGGCTCGATCGCACCGTGCGCGTGCTCAAGGTGATTGGATTCGCGGAGCGGCGGGGCGATGCGGCGGCGGCGCGCGTGCTGTATGATGATTTGCAGGACAGCCAGGAATAA
- a CDS encoding helicase-related protein, with protein sequence MAFSSAFANERAPGAGVTAVLGPTNTGKTHLAIERMVAHSSGVIGLPLRLLAREVYNKVVNRVGPEAVALVTGEEKIKPKNPRFWVSTVEAMPRDLDVSFLAVDEIQIAADLERGHVFTDRILNRRGRDETLLLGAATMRPIIERLLPGASIVTRPRLSQLEFAGDRKITRQPRRTAIVAFSADEVYAIAELIRRQHGGAAVVLGSLSPRTRNAQVAMFQNGDVDYLVATDAIGMGLNLDVEHVAFASDRKYDGYQFRRLNPAEFAQIAGRAGRATRDGTFGTTGRCAPFEPELVNALQNHTFESVKVLQWRNARLDFASLGALQVSLALTPGHEALTRAPIAEDLRVLDHAARDAEVRDMAHGAAAVERLWDACQIPDYRKIAPAAHAELVTTLFEFLMKRGRIPDAWFGAQVELADRTDGDIDTLSGRIAQIRTWTFVANRPDWLSDPEHWQGITREVENKLSDALHERLTERFVDRRTSVLMRRLRENSVLNTEIGKTGEVIVEGHVIGRLDGFTFAPDAAEAGSDAKALQATALKALAGEIEARAEKLAAAPDEQFVLTSDGTIRWTGDAVAKLMAADDALHPRIRIISDERLSGAPREAVQTRLDLWLKTHIEKLLGPLFDLNKAEDITGIARGIAFQLIESLGVLERAKISAEMKDLDQPSRASLRKYGVRFGAYHIYFPGLLKPAARSLASLLWALKLDDVDMSALSGAQHLAGSGRTSFPVDKQLARDAYRVLGYRQCGERAVRVDILERLADLIRPALAWRETSPGEKPAGAFDGRGFVVTQAMTSLTGSAGEDFASILRALGYRMERRAPPPPKPVLVVEAPAAEAAAPGEAAIETADAGEARAHSSATLLPDIAFASDTPEPVTVEAAPEPEISAESVEAAAVEALAEPETPVQSVDAAALEAVPEPAPAEVIPETTPEPAVASEASAETAVASESAPAEAAAPDIAAAAAPEATAAPELVEVWRPGGRSEERRPRHDRSRHRHHDRPAEGAASPAVAAGEPGDAAKGERHRRGRRDRHNEFRKLRADTPAAPPTEGAAPAAGAVPAADGAAAAREPREDRAHQPRERFQSKGRDNDKGRDNKDRGKFGGGRDKGGRDKGGRDRDKGGRDSGPSHRQYATSAAPRERDRPVDPNSPFAKLAALKEQLAANRKD encoded by the coding sequence ATGGCTTTCTCTTCCGCGTTCGCCAATGAGCGGGCCCCCGGCGCCGGCGTCACCGCCGTGCTCGGCCCCACCAACACCGGCAAGACCCATCTCGCGATCGAGCGGATGGTCGCGCATTCCTCGGGCGTGATCGGCCTACCGCTGCGGCTCCTGGCGCGCGAGGTCTACAACAAGGTCGTCAATCGCGTCGGCCCCGAGGCGGTCGCGCTGGTCACCGGCGAGGAAAAGATAAAGCCGAAGAATCCACGGTTCTGGGTCTCCACCGTGGAGGCGATGCCGCGGGATCTCGACGTGTCGTTTCTCGCGGTCGATGAAATCCAGATCGCGGCCGATCTCGAGCGCGGCCATGTCTTCACCGACCGCATCCTCAACCGGCGCGGCCGCGACGAGACGCTGCTGCTCGGTGCGGCCACCATGCGCCCGATCATCGAGCGGCTCCTGCCCGGCGCGTCCATCGTCACCCGGCCGAGATTGTCGCAGCTCGAATTCGCCGGGGATCGCAAGATCACCCGCCAGCCCAGGCGCACGGCGATCGTGGCGTTCTCGGCCGACGAAGTCTACGCGATCGCCGAATTGATCCGAAGGCAACATGGCGGCGCCGCCGTGGTGCTGGGCTCGCTCTCGCCGCGCACACGAAACGCGCAAGTCGCGATGTTCCAGAACGGCGACGTCGATTATCTCGTCGCCACCGACGCCATCGGCATGGGGCTCAACCTCGACGTCGAGCACGTTGCGTTTGCCTCCGACCGCAAATATGACGGCTATCAGTTCCGCAGGCTGAACCCGGCGGAATTCGCGCAGATCGCCGGACGCGCCGGGCGCGCCACGCGTGATGGGACTTTCGGCACCACCGGCCGCTGCGCGCCGTTCGAGCCGGAGCTCGTCAATGCGCTGCAGAATCACACCTTCGAGAGCGTGAAGGTATTGCAGTGGCGCAACGCCAGACTGGATTTTGCCTCGCTCGGCGCCCTGCAGGTGTCGCTGGCGCTGACGCCCGGCCATGAGGCGCTGACGCGGGCGCCGATCGCCGAGGATCTGCGTGTGCTCGACCACGCCGCGCGCGACGCCGAGGTGCGGGACATGGCCCATGGTGCCGCCGCCGTGGAGCGGCTGTGGGACGCCTGCCAGATCCCCGATTACCGCAAGATCGCGCCCGCCGCCCATGCCGAGCTGGTCACGACTTTGTTCGAATTCCTGATGAAACGCGGCCGGATTCCGGACGCCTGGTTCGGCGCCCAGGTCGAGCTCGCCGACCGAACCGACGGCGATATCGACACTTTATCGGGCCGGATCGCGCAAATCCGGACCTGGACCTTTGTCGCCAACCGGCCGGATTGGCTGTCGGACCCCGAACATTGGCAGGGGATTACGCGAGAAGTTGAAAATAAATTGTCCGATGCGCTCCATGAACGGCTTACTGAGCGTTTCGTTGATCGCCGTACCAGTGTATTGATGCGCCGCCTGCGGGAGAACTCTGTTTTGAATACCGAAATCGGCAAGACCGGCGAAGTGATCGTGGAAGGCCATGTGATTGGCCGCCTCGACGGGTTCACCTTTGCGCCAGACGCGGCGGAAGCCGGCTCCGACGCCAAGGCGCTGCAGGCGACCGCGCTCAAGGCGCTGGCCGGCGAAATCGAGGCGCGCGCCGAAAAGCTCGCCGCCGCGCCCGACGAGCAGTTCGTGCTGACATCGGACGGCACCATCCGCTGGACCGGCGATGCGGTGGCAAAACTGATGGCGGCCGACGACGCGCTGCATCCGCGCATCCGCATCATTTCCGACGAGCGCCTCTCCGGCGCGCCGCGCGAGGCCGTGCAGACGCGGCTCGATCTGTGGCTGAAGACGCATATCGAAAAGCTGCTGGGACCCTTGTTCGACCTCAACAAGGCCGAGGACATCACCGGCATCGCGCGCGGCATCGCGTTCCAGCTGATCGAGTCGCTCGGCGTGCTGGAGCGCGCAAAAATCTCGGCCGAGATGAAGGATCTCGACCAGCCGTCGCGCGCGTCGTTGCGCAAATACGGCGTGCGGTTCGGCGCCTATCACATCTATTTCCCCGGGCTGCTGAAGCCCGCGGCGCGTTCGCTGGCCTCGCTGCTGTGGGCGCTGAAACTGGACGATGTCGACATGTCGGCGCTGTCGGGCGCGCAGCACCTGGCAGGCAGCGGGCGCACCTCGTTCCCGGTCGACAAGCAGCTCGCACGCGACGCCTATCGCGTGCTGGGCTACCGCCAATGCGGCGAGCGCGCGGTGCGGGTCGATATCCTCGAGCGGCTCGCCGATCTGATCCGTCCCGCGCTGGCGTGGCGGGAGACTTCGCCCGGCGAAAAGCCCGCCGGCGCCTTCGACGGCCGCGGCTTTGTCGTCACGCAGGCGATGACGTCGCTGACGGGATCCGCCGGCGAGGACTTTGCCTCGATCCTGCGCGCGCTCGGCTATCGCATGGAGCGCCGCGCGCCGCCGCCGCCGAAACCGGTGCTGGTGGTGGAAGCGCCCGCGGCAGAAGCGGCCGCGCCGGGGGAAGCCGCGATCGAAACCGCAGACGCCGGCGAGGCGAGGGCGCATTCGTCCGCGACGCTGCTGCCCGATATCGCGTTCGCATCCGATACGCCCGAACCCGTCACGGTCGAGGCGGCGCCGGAGCCGGAAATTTCGGCCGAGTCGGTCGAGGCTGCGGCGGTGGAAGCGCTGGCGGAACCGGAAACGCCGGTTCAATCGGTCGACGCCGCCGCCCTGGAAGCGGTGCCGGAGCCGGCTCCCGCTGAAGTCATCCCGGAAACAACGCCTGAACCTGCCGTCGCGAGCGAAGCCTCGGCGGAGACCGCAGTCGCCAGCGAATCCGCGCCGGCCGAGGCTGCGGCTCCCGATATCGCCGCCGCTGCCGCGCCCGAAGCGACGGCTGCGCCGGAACTGGTCGAAGTCTGGCGGCCCGGCGGCCGCTCCGAAGAGCGCCGCCCGCGTCACGACCGCAGCCGTCATCGCCACCACGACCGACCGGCGGAAGGCGCTGCAAGCCCCGCCGTCGCTGCAGGCGAGCCTGGCGACGCCGCCAAGGGCGAGCGCCACCGGCGCGGCCGGCGCGACCGTCACAACGAGTTCCGCAAACTGCGCGCCGATACGCCGGCTGCTCCGCCGACCGAAGGGGCCGCGCCTGCAGCGGGCGCTGTGCCTGCGGCGGATGGCGCGGCCGCGGCCCGCGAACCGCGCGAGGACAGGGCGCATCAGCCGCGCGAGCGTTTTCAGAGCAAGGGCCGCGACAACGACAAGGGCCGCGACAACAAGGACCGGGGCAAGTTCGGCGGCGGGCGCGACAAGGGCGGCCGCGACAAAGGCGGGCGCGATCGCGACAAGGGCGGCCGCGACAGCGGTCCGTCGCACCGGCAATACGCCACCAGCGCTGCCCCGCGCGAACGCGATCGCCCCGTCGATCCCAATTCGCCCTTTGCCAAGCTGGCGGCGCTCAAGGAACAGCTCGCCGCCAACCGCAAGGATTGA
- a CDS encoding DUF3108 domain-containing protein, giving the protein MPEPAAAQGKLEAQYEATLAGIPVGRGAWNVDISDDQFSAAASGGTMGLLNAIAGGSGTGASQGRVVNGALVSTNYTASTTTSKKTEAIHINLVNGNIRDFGIEPEPPVDPDRIPVTDAHRHGVYDPMTGSMLRVAGTADPVSPDACHTGAGIFDGRMRYDLKLDFKRMETVRAEKGYRGPVVVCAVYFVPVAGYIPDRPVIKYLASQRNIEIAFAPIAGTRILVPFWMRIPTPLGPARLEATSFITTASPPRVAKTN; this is encoded by the coding sequence ATGCCGGAGCCGGCTGCCGCGCAAGGCAAGCTCGAGGCGCAGTATGAGGCGACGCTGGCGGGCATTCCGGTCGGCCGGGGCGCTTGGAACGTCGATATCTCGGACGACCAGTTTTCGGCGGCGGCCTCCGGCGGCACCATGGGCCTGTTGAACGCCATCGCCGGCGGTTCCGGCACCGGCGCCAGCCAGGGCCGCGTCGTCAACGGCGCGCTGGTCTCGACCAATTACACCGCTTCCACCACCACCTCGAAGAAGACCGAGGCGATCCATATCAATCTCGTCAACGGCAACATCAGGGATTTCGGCATCGAACCGGAACCGCCGGTCGATCCCGACCGCATCCCGGTCACCGATGCGCATCGCCATGGCGTCTACGACCCGATGACGGGATCGATGCTGCGGGTGGCCGGCACGGCGGACCCGGTCAGCCCCGATGCCTGCCACACCGGCGCGGGCATCTTCGACGGCCGCATGCGCTACGACCTCAAGCTCGATTTCAAGCGCATGGAAACCGTCAGGGCCGAGAAGGGATATCGCGGCCCTGTCGTGGTCTGCGCGGTCTATTTTGTGCCGGTCGCGGGCTACATTCCGGACCGCCCGGTGATCAAATATCTCGCCAGCCAGCGCAACATCGAGATCGCCTTCGCGCCGATCGCAGGAACCCGCATCCTGGTGCCGTTCTGGATGAGGATCCCGACCCCGCTGGGGCCCGCGAGGCTGGAGGCGACCAGCTTCATCACCACCGCCTCGCCGCCGCGGGTGGCGAAAACGAATTGA
- the rpmB gene encoding 50S ribosomal protein L28 yields the protein MSRRCELTAKGPQVGHKVSHSNIKTKRRFLPNLCNVTFISDALGRNVRLRVSTNAIKSVDHNGGLDAFLIKAKADKLSPRALDLKRAIEKKKAAAPEAKAS from the coding sequence ATGTCGCGGCGCTGCGAACTGACGGCCAAGGGCCCGCAAGTGGGCCACAAGGTGAGCCACTCCAACATCAAGACCAAGCGCCGGTTCCTGCCGAACCTGTGCAACGTCACCTTCATTTCCGACGCGCTCGGCCGCAACGTGCGCCTGCGCGTCTCCACCAACGCCATCAAGAGCGTCGACCACAATGGCGGGCTGGACGCGTTCCTGATCAAGGCCAAGGCCGACAAGCTCTCGCCCCGCGCGCTGGACCTGAAGCGCGCCATCGAGAAAAAGAAGGCCGCCGCGCCGGAAGCCAAGGCGAGCTGA
- a CDS encoding DNA-processing protein DprA, producing the protein MMELDLGSPADGKLGISPQREMGAYEALWDEDGATFKTISEKLNKRPDTVPSDLVEPKRAEQYREVVRDVMAKANVGRFGVRVLGAGEYPNKLRDADYPIAVFYYRGWWDLINSRSVAVVGTRTPSQDGIKRARTLVRELVKDGFTIVSGLAKGIDRVAHETAIEVGGRTIAVLGTPISHAYPAENRELQEKIAREFLLISQVPIKRWQSQGPKQNRIFFPERNITMSALTEATIIVEAGETSGTLVQARHALKQGRKLFILDSCFENPAITWPHRFAEQGAIRVRNYADISRHLSAPSH; encoded by the coding sequence ATGATGGAACTCGACCTCGGTTCGCCGGCTGACGGCAAACTCGGTATCTCACCGCAAAGAGAGATGGGCGCCTACGAAGCGCTCTGGGATGAAGACGGAGCCACCTTCAAGACTATTTCGGAAAAGCTCAACAAGCGTCCTGATACGGTTCCTTCGGATCTTGTAGAGCCGAAGCGGGCTGAGCAGTATCGTGAGGTGGTCCGCGATGTAATGGCAAAAGCAAATGTGGGACGCTTCGGCGTTCGAGTTTTGGGTGCTGGCGAGTATCCGAACAAATTGCGCGACGCCGATTATCCAATTGCAGTCTTTTACTATCGTGGCTGGTGGGACCTTATAAATTCCCGAAGCGTTGCAGTCGTCGGAACCCGGACGCCTAGTCAAGATGGAATAAAGCGAGCACGCACGCTCGTCAGAGAACTCGTGAAGGACGGATTCACAATCGTCTCCGGCTTGGCCAAGGGGATAGATCGTGTTGCACATGAAACCGCCATTGAAGTAGGTGGGCGTACAATAGCCGTTCTGGGCACACCGATCAGCCACGCATATCCGGCTGAAAATCGAGAGCTTCAAGAAAAGATCGCCCGGGAATTTCTGCTTATTTCCCAAGTGCCAATCAAGCGCTGGCAGAGCCAAGGGCCAAAGCAGAACAGAATATTCTTCCCAGAGCGCAACATCACGATGTCCGCATTAACTGAAGCAACGATAATCGTCGAAGCAGGCGAAACGTCGGGGACGCTCGTTCAGGCACGGCACGCTCTAAAGCAAGGACGGAAGCTCTTTATTCTCGACAGTTGTTTTGAAAATCCTGCCATTACATGGCCGCATCGCTTTGCGGAACAGGGCGCAATACGGGTGCGGAATTATGCCGACATCTCAAGACACCTTTCCGCGCCGTCTCACTGA